The Salvelinus namaycush isolate Seneca chromosome 28, SaNama_1.0, whole genome shotgun sequence genome contains a region encoding:
- the LOC120023742 gene encoding F-box only protein 33-like codes for MLFVFHTESIGTVPLSHNLTTVIFTLLFANNSLVACAMALCGGVGAMALPSELIVHIFSFLSDRDKLRASSVCSRWRECLFYPSLWTELKLRVGGGSNGGGYGSEQTPRLDFLMRKFGSFVRELQLEFAPVEGYLRPLNGVEGRMESVESDPQFPGRWKDAIITYLDQVLCVLGCIRNNRNLQKLSLYGDTCVLQDEGILDSAYLNQVDQGGVKIKEIQQLLVEVLSNSRQMKWLSSAFMLGVVTPCSLASLSNPSAASLEHLSLLDNQLPCLSSPVELERLVHLRSLALDFCDFTSEMCRLLAGGHRAPLHRLSLMVNGAALEAKPLDCTASEDDWKALVRRCANLRVYMMALDVSSQDLLRVLKPSLPLERIHLDSYSTLVTDGTLELISQQYNKTLSHFVLMRDDTGFPDLSVNRNEDPLVLLAWRCVHLSVLVIHGYTVWSHNLVAISRLRGSSLKVLAVSEESIDFDPDQGVFMEGDPVHNLVKEVSQGLGRIWHPSMDSNLVLSEPTQHFHREMQSFSLGM; via the exons ATGTTGTTTGTTTTCCACACAGAGAGTATCGGAACAGTACCGTTGTCGCACAATCTTACAACGGTTATATTTACACTTTTGTTTGCGAATAATAGTTTAGTGGCCTGCGCCATGGCTCTGTGCGGGGGTGTTGGAGCCATGGCTTTACCAAGCGAGCTTATCGTCCACATATTTTCATTCTTGTCCGACCGTGACAAGCTTCGGGCCTCGTCCGTGTGCTCTCGCTGGAGGGAGTGTCTGTTTTACCCATCGCTTTGGACGGAGCTCAAGTTGCGTGTCGGAGGTGGCTCGAATGGGGGAGGCTATGGCTCCGAACAGACCCCAAGATTAGACTTTCTCATGAGGAAGTTTGGCTCCTTCGTGCGCGAGCTACAGCTCGAGTTTGCCCCAGTTGAAGGATATCTAAGGCCATTGAATGGCGTGGAGGGCAGGATGGAATCTGTCGAAAGCGACCCTCAGTTCCCTGGCCGCTGGAAAGACGCAATTATCACCTATTTGGACCAGGTGTTGTGTGTCCTCGGATGTATTCGAAACAACAG GAATCTCCAGAAGCTGAGTCTGTATGGGGATACCTGCGTTCTTCAGGATGAGGGCATTCTGGACAGTGCCTATCTCAACCAGGTTGACCAAGGAGGAGTGAAAATCAAAGA GATCCAGCAGCTGTTAGTGGAAGTTTTGTCTAACAGCAGGCAGATGAAGTGGCTGTCCTCAGCCTTCATGCTGGGTGTGGTGACCCCCTGCTCCCTGGCCTCTCTGTCCAACCCCAGCGCTGCCTCCCTGGAGCacctcagcctgttggacaacCAGCTGCCCTGCCTGTCCTCCCCTGTGGAGCTGGAGCGCCTTGTCCACCTGCGTTCCCTGGCCCTCGACTTCTGTGACTTCACCTCTGAGATGTGCCGCCTGCTGGCTGGAGGACACCGTGCTCCACTACACCGCCTCTCCTTGATGGTGAATGGTGCCGCTCTGGAGGCCAAGCCGCTGGATTGCACCGCCAGTGAGGATGACTGGAAGGCCCTGGTCCGACGCTGCGCTAACTTGCGGGTCTACATGATGGCCCTGGATgtgtccagccaggacctgctgAGGGTGCTCAAGCCCAGCCTACCCCTGGAGAGGATCCACCTGGACAGCTACTCCACCCTGGTCACAGACGGCACGCTGGAGCTCATTTCCCAGCAGTACAACAAGACCCTGAGCCACTTCGTCCTGATGAGGGATGACACCGGCTTCCCTGACCTCAGCGTCAACCGCAACGAAGACCCGCTGGTCCTACTGGCCTGGCGCTGCGTAcacctctctgtcctggttatCCATG GCTACACTGTGTGGTCCCACAACCTGGTGGCCATCTCCCGTCTACGTGGCTCCAGCCTCAAGGTCCTGGCTGTGTCCGAGGAGAGTATCGACTTCGACCCGGACCAGGGGGTCTTCATGGAGGGTGACCCCGTCCACAACCTGGTGAAGGAGGTGTCCCAGGGCCTGGGGCGCATCTGGCACCCCTCCATGGACTCCAACTTGGTCCTCAGCGAGCCCACCCAGCACTTCCACAGGGAGATGCAGAGCTTCAGCCTGGGCATGTAG
- the fam177a1 gene encoding protein FAM177A1 isoform X2 yields the protein MAELSLYLTNVNISLGKAMDTEKSSNMVKEFESVELGDLGMKKQKVPRRTIYFASGETMEEYSTDEEEEEEVQASIAVKTSADPSRLTWGPYFLFHMWRVATSTISVCDYLGERMASLFGITSPKYQYAIDEYYRMKKEEEEEENRLSEEAERRFEEDRDQEMQQPAMEQPEGKASFVNVTFELDQDATPDANRFPAPIPT from the exons ATGGCAGAGCTGTCGCTATATCTCACTAATGTCAACATCTCTTTGGGGAAAGCTATGGACACTGAAAAG AGCTCCAATATGGTGAAGGAGTTTGAGAGTGTGGAGCTGGGAGACTTAGGGATGAAGAAGCAGAAGGTGCCCCGAAGAACGATTTACTTTGCCAGTGGAGAGACCATGGAGGAATACAGCacagatgaagaagaagaggaggaagtgcAAGCTTCTATAGCTGTTAAGACCTCAGCTGACCCT TCCAGGTTGACTTGGGGTCCATATTTCTTGTTTCACATGTGGAGAGTGGCAACCTCCACTATTTCAG TTTGTGACTATCTTGGGGAGAGAATGGCCTCATTGTTTGGCATTACCTCACCTAAGTACCAGTATGCTATTGACGAGTACTACAGAATGAAAAAGGAG gaggaggaggaggagaaccggCTGTCTGAGGAGGCAGAGCGTCGTTTTGAGGAGGATCGTGACCAGGAGATGCAGCAGCCAGCCATGGAGCAGCCGGAGGGTAAAGCCTCCTTCGTCAACGTCACCTTTGAGCTGGATCAAGATGCCACACCTGATGCCAACAGATTCCCTGCCCCCATCCCCACCTAA
- the fam177a1 gene encoding protein FAM177A1 isoform X1, translating to MAELSLYLTNVNISLGKAMDTEKSSNMVKEFESVELGDLGMKKQKVPRRTIYFASGETMEEYSTDEEEEEEVQASIAVKTSADPSRLTWGPYFLFHMWRVATSTISVCDYLGERMASLFGITSPKYQYAIDEYYRMKKEEEEEEEENRLSEEAERRFEEDRDQEMQQPAMEQPEGKASFVNVTFELDQDATPDANRFPAPIPT from the exons ATGGCAGAGCTGTCGCTATATCTCACTAATGTCAACATCTCTTTGGGGAAAGCTATGGACACTGAAAAG AGCTCCAATATGGTGAAGGAGTTTGAGAGTGTGGAGCTGGGAGACTTAGGGATGAAGAAGCAGAAGGTGCCCCGAAGAACGATTTACTTTGCCAGTGGAGAGACCATGGAGGAATACAGCacagatgaagaagaagaggaggaagtgcAAGCTTCTATAGCTGTTAAGACCTCAGCTGACCCT TCCAGGTTGACTTGGGGTCCATATTTCTTGTTTCACATGTGGAGAGTGGCAACCTCCACTATTTCAG TTTGTGACTATCTTGGGGAGAGAATGGCCTCATTGTTTGGCATTACCTCACCTAAGTACCAGTATGCTATTGACGAGTACTACAGAATGAAAAAGGAG gaggaggaggaggaggaggagaaccggCTGTCTGAGGAGGCAGAGCGTCGTTTTGAGGAGGATCGTGACCAGGAGATGCAGCAGCCAGCCATGGAGCAGCCGGAGGGTAAAGCCTCCTTCGTCAACGTCACCTTTGAGCTGGATCAAGATGCCACACCTGATGCCAACAGATTCCCTGCCCCCATCCCCACCTAA